Proteins encoded within one genomic window of Brenneria nigrifluens DSM 30175 = ATCC 13028:
- a CDS encoding Flp family type IVb pilin, producing the protein MNNMKTKLRAFLRDESGVTAIEYGILAAAMAAAIGAIFGSDGIFVQALNEKFSEIADQITGAGTSGSGTSGTAK; encoded by the coding sequence ATGAATAATATGAAAACCAAACTGCGCGCTTTTCTACGTGATGAAAGCGGTGTGACGGCAATCGAATACGGCATTCTGGCGGCGGCGATGGCGGCGGCTATCGGCGCTATTTTCGGCAGCGACGGGATCTTTGTGCAGGCGCTGAATGAAAAGTTCAGCGAAATCGCCGACCAGATTACCGGCGCAGGCACCAGCGGTTCCGGCACGTCGGGAACGGCGAAATAA
- a CDS encoding sensor histidine kinase codes for MPAATLNKIKIKKLGRRWQLKIKHWQLVGASQYPGFVCTANFRQAITIVFLFLLMMLMSIVGFSSLSETLIRTHVREVILGNIYDYSMQSRLTSADSLIAQLRQDNLAENDELPLFLVTDKSGNILYHNHPLKNLHSTDCNMDVACLKNILSGNNDPNLIGLSVMLNDGGILFTAYNIRPMLERVRTIPLVAGAGLFVVLLFCLLVSRHFSLQSLRSVEQIRSALHRYSTGEQQVRMPLSPYGDDFDSLSAEINQNLERIERLMEQVRSTSSHIAHELRTPLTHLQNRLFNLTERSGLDADIRDELNLAAGEVHKVLALFRTVMRIGEIESGRCIHQFEQIEARRLLAEVNEYYQPLAEERGCRLLLEINAGIQLFGDRALLFQALANLVENALKYAAEGKEITLGVKLYQGWIALSVADRGPGIPPVQHEKALQRFQRLDTRPPQSGYGLGLSLVKAIADLHGGKLCLESANPGLTVYLCLKRC; via the coding sequence ATGCCGGCAGCTACACTGAATAAAATAAAAATAAAGAAGCTGGGACGCCGCTGGCAGCTAAAAATAAAACACTGGCAATTAGTGGGGGCAAGCCAATATCCTGGCTTTGTCTGTACCGCTAATTTCCGGCAGGCGATCACCATTGTTTTTTTATTCTTATTAATGATGTTGATGAGTATTGTCGGCTTCAGTTCATTAAGCGAGACGTTAATCAGAACGCATGTGCGCGAAGTTATTCTGGGTAATATTTATGATTATTCCATGCAGTCGCGTTTAACCAGCGCCGACAGTCTGATTGCGCAACTTCGCCAGGATAATTTGGCGGAGAATGATGAACTACCGCTATTTCTGGTGACGGATAAAAGCGGCAATATTCTTTACCACAATCATCCGCTAAAAAATTTGCACAGCACCGACTGCAATATGGACGTGGCGTGTCTGAAAAATATCCTTTCCGGCAACAACGATCCGAACCTGATTGGTTTATCCGTCATGCTGAATGACGGCGGGATACTGTTTACCGCCTATAACATCCGGCCCATGCTGGAGCGGGTAAGAACCATCCCGCTGGTGGCGGGAGCCGGGCTGTTCGTCGTGCTGCTGTTCTGCCTGTTGGTCAGCCGTCATTTCAGCCTGCAGAGTTTACGCAGCGTGGAGCAAATTCGTAGCGCGCTGCACCGCTACAGCACCGGCGAGCAGCAGGTCAGGATGCCGCTGTCGCCCTACGGCGACGACTTTGACAGCCTGAGCGCGGAGATCAACCAGAATCTGGAACGCATTGAACGCCTGATGGAGCAGGTGCGCAGTACCTCCAGCCATATCGCCCACGAGCTGCGCACGCCGTTGACCCACCTGCAAAACCGGTTATTTAATTTGACCGAGCGCAGCGGTCTGGATGCCGACATCCGTGATGAGCTGAACCTGGCGGCGGGGGAAGTGCATAAGGTTCTGGCGCTGTTCCGTACGGTGATGCGGATTGGCGAAATCGAGAGCGGGCGCTGTATCCATCAGTTCGAACAGATTGAGGCGCGGCGGTTGCTGGCCGAGGTCAACGAATACTATCAGCCATTGGCGGAAGAGCGTGGCTGCCGTTTGTTGCTGGAGATTAATGCCGGCATCCAGCTGTTTGGCGATCGGGCGCTGTTATTTCAGGCGCTGGCCAATCTGGTGGAGAATGCGCTGAAGTATGCCGCTGAGGGTAAAGAGATCACCCTGGGCGTGAAGCTCTATCAGGGCTGGATCGCGCTGAGCGTTGCCGATCGCGGGCCGGGCATCCCGCCGGTGCAGCATGAGAAAGCGCTACAGCGTTTTCAGCGGCTGGATACCCGGCCGCCTCAGTCTGGCTATGGGCTGGGCCTGTCATTGGTGAAAGCGATCGCGGATCTGCACGGCGGCAAGCTGTGTCTCGAGTCCGCCAATCCGGGGCTGACGGTCTATTTATGCCTTAAACGTTGTTAA
- a CDS encoding response regulator transcription factor: MRVLVVDDDSVLCHWLGSKLHSHGHSCRMVHDGAHALKAIKDEVYDVVLLDRMLPIMDGFSVLRELQGSRHPPIMLLSALDRDVDRVMGLELGAEDYLGKPFNFNELRLRLDIMARRGKRHADNSSVLTFEDLQLDRLQRVAWRGGQRIDLTDKEIKLLIILMENPGQAITRTMLLERVWGYHFDPQTNLIDVHMSKLRAKIDKGFPRPLIKTLRAMGYALGSVDKDRTDAGSYTE; encoded by the coding sequence ATGCGCGTACTGGTGGTTGATGATGATTCCGTTCTGTGCCATTGGTTAGGCTCTAAATTACATTCACACGGTCATTCTTGTCGTATGGTCCACGATGGCGCACATGCATTAAAAGCGATAAAAGATGAGGTTTATGATGTGGTGCTGCTGGACAGGATGCTGCCGATTATGGACGGCTTTAGCGTCTTGCGTGAATTACAGGGATCGCGTCACCCGCCTATTATGTTGCTTTCCGCATTAGACCGGGACGTTGATCGGGTGATGGGATTGGAGCTTGGCGCGGAAGATTATCTTGGCAAACCTTTTAATTTTAATGAATTAAGATTGCGTCTGGATATTATGGCGCGGCGTGGTAAACGCCATGCCGATAATTCCTCGGTTCTGACGTTTGAAGATCTGCAGCTCGACCGTCTGCAACGGGTCGCCTGGCGCGGCGGTCAGCGTATCGACCTGACGGATAAAGAAATCAAGCTATTGATTATACTCATGGAAAATCCCGGCCAGGCGATTACCCGTACCATGCTGCTGGAGCGCGTATGGGGTTATCATTTCGATCCGCAGACCAATTTGATTGATGTCCATATGTCGAAACTGCGGGCGAAAATTGATAAAGGTTTCCCGCGGCCGTTAATTAAAACCCTAAGAGCGATGGGTTATGCGTTGGGTTCTGTTGACAAGGATAGAACGGATGCCGGCAGCTACACTGAATAA
- a CDS encoding Na+/H+ antiporter, with protein sequence MEIFFTILILTLVVSLSGVVTRILPFQIPLPLMQIAVGAVLAIPQFGLHVDFNPELFMVLFIPPLLFADGWKTPTREFLHYGREIIGLALVLVLITVVGVGYFIYWMAPGMPLIAAFALAAVLSPTDAVALSGIVGEGRIPKKLMGILQGEALMNDASGLVSLKFAVAIAMGTMVFTVSGATLAFIKVALGGLLAGVAVTWIYSKSLRLLSRWSGNDAATQIVLLLLLPFAAYLIAEHIGVSGILAAVASGMTISQAGVIRNAPLTMRLRANGVWSMLEFVFNGMVFIMLGLQLPGILETSITQAELDPTVETWMLFTDIAIIYAALLLLRFSWLWVMKRYSLHIQKKKPMVFAEFTTRELWIASFAGVRGAITLAGVLSIPLLLTDGTAFPSRYQLVFIATGVILFSLLCGVLALPLLLRGIVVADKAAYAKEERMARSSMAEVAINSLHKMEERLAADREENIDEQVLKEVSARVIGNLRRQVTGQSDMDHSLMIENLERRFRLTALNSERAELYHLRATRQISNETLQKMLRELDLLEAVLSEHE encoded by the coding sequence ATGGAAATCTTTTTTACTATTCTTATTTTGACCTTGGTGGTTTCTCTATCAGGGGTGGTGACACGAATTTTACCTTTTCAGATACCTCTCCCATTAATGCAAATCGCCGTTGGCGCCGTGCTTGCCATCCCTCAGTTTGGTTTGCACGTTGATTTCAATCCCGAGCTGTTTATGGTGCTGTTTATTCCGCCGCTGCTGTTTGCCGACGGTTGGAAGACGCCGACCCGTGAATTCCTGCATTACGGGCGTGAAATTATCGGTCTGGCGCTGGTTCTGGTGTTGATTACCGTGGTGGGCGTCGGCTACTTCATCTATTGGATGGCGCCGGGCATGCCGCTGATTGCCGCTTTCGCGCTGGCCGCGGTGCTGTCCCCGACCGATGCCGTCGCGCTGTCCGGCATCGTGGGTGAAGGTCGAATCCCGAAAAAGCTGATGGGTATCCTTCAGGGCGAAGCATTGATGAACGATGCCTCCGGCCTGGTATCGCTGAAGTTTGCCGTCGCCATTGCCATGGGCACCATGGTGTTCACGGTTTCGGGCGCGACGCTGGCGTTTATCAAAGTCGCGCTGGGCGGGCTGTTGGCCGGTGTGGCGGTGACCTGGATTTATAGTAAATCATTGCGTCTTCTCAGCCGCTGGAGCGGCAATGACGCCGCGACCCAAATTGTTTTACTGCTGCTGTTGCCCTTCGCGGCCTATCTGATTGCCGAACACATCGGGGTTTCAGGTATCCTGGCGGCGGTCGCCTCCGGGATGACCATCAGCCAAGCCGGCGTGATCCGCAACGCGCCGCTGACGATGCGGCTGCGGGCGAACGGCGTCTGGTCGATGCTGGAGTTTGTGTTTAACGGCATGGTGTTCATTATGCTGGGGCTGCAATTGCCGGGCATTCTGGAAACCTCGATTACCCAGGCGGAGCTGGATCCGACGGTGGAAACCTGGATGCTGTTTACCGATATCGCCATCATCTATGCCGCGCTGTTGCTGCTGCGTTTCAGCTGGCTATGGGTAATGAAAAGATACAGCCTGCATATTCAGAAAAAGAAGCCGATGGTGTTTGCCGAGTTCACGACGCGCGAACTGTGGATCGCCTCTTTCGCCGGCGTACGCGGCGCCATTACGCTGGCCGGCGTACTGTCCATCCCTCTATTGCTGACCGACGGCACGGCTTTTCCGTCTCGTTACCAACTGGTGTTTATCGCCACCGGCGTCATTCTGTTTTCCCTGCTGTGCGGCGTATTGGCGCTGCCGTTACTGCTGCGCGGAATTGTGGTGGCCGATAAAGCGGCTTACGCCAAAGAGGAGCGCATGGCGCGCAGCTCAATGGCCGAAGTGGCGATTAACAGTCTGCATAAAATGGAAGAGCGTCTGGCGGCCGATCGTGAAGAGAATATTGACGAGCAGGTGCTGAAAGAGGTCAGCGCCAGGGTGATTGGCAATTTACGCCGGCAGGTGACCGGGCAGAGCGACATGGACCACAGCCTGATGATTGAAAATCTGGAGCGGCGTTTCCGGCTGACGGCGCTGAATTCGGAACGTGCCGAACTGTATCACCTGCGCGCCACCCGGCAAATCAGCAACGAAACGCTGCAAAAGATGCTGCGGGAACTGGATCTGCTGGAAGCCGTGCTGAGCGAACACGAGTAA
- a CDS encoding NCS2 family permease, with product MSNTTRRADSALDAFFKITQRGSSVRQEVLAGLTTFLAMVYSVIVVPGMMGKAGFPPAAVFVATCLVAGFGSLLMGLWANLPLAIGCAISLTAFTAFSLVLGQQISIPVALGAIFLMGVLFTLISATGIRTWILRNLPLGVAHGTGIGIGLFLLIIAANGIGLVIKNPIDGLPVALGDFTSFPVIMALLGLAATIGLEKRRVPGGILLVIVAISIIGLIFDPNVNYQGWFAWPSLSGEDGTSLIFSLDIMGALQPVILPSVLALVMTAVFDATGTIRAVAGQANLLDKDGQIVNGGKALTSDSVSSILSSLVGTSPAAVYIESAAGTAAGGKTGLTATVVGVLFLLILFLSPLSYLVPGYATAPALMYVGLLMLGNVTKLNFDDFVDAMSGLVCAVFIVLTCNIVTGIMLGFGSLVLGRIFSGEWRKLNIGTVLIAIALVVFYAGGWAL from the coding sequence ATGTCAAATACCACTCGTCGGGCTGATAGCGCGCTTGATGCATTTTTTAAAATAACGCAGCGCGGAAGCAGCGTGCGCCAGGAAGTGTTGGCGGGGTTAACCACCTTTCTGGCCATGGTTTACTCGGTTATCGTTGTACCGGGCATGATGGGTAAAGCGGGTTTCCCTCCGGCCGCGGTGTTTGTCGCCACCTGTCTGGTGGCCGGATTCGGTTCATTACTGATGGGATTGTGGGCCAATCTGCCGTTGGCTATCGGTTGCGCCATCTCTCTTACCGCCTTCACGGCCTTTAGCCTGGTATTGGGTCAGCAGATTAGCATTCCGGTCGCGTTGGGGGCGATTTTTCTGATGGGGGTTCTGTTCACTCTCATTTCCGCCACCGGGATCCGTACCTGGATCCTGCGCAATCTCCCGCTCGGGGTGGCGCACGGCACCGGGATCGGCATCGGTCTGTTTCTATTGATTATTGCCGCCAACGGCATCGGTCTGGTGATTAAAAATCCGATTGACGGTCTGCCGGTTGCGCTGGGCGATTTTACTTCTTTCCCGGTTATCATGGCGTTGCTGGGGCTGGCGGCCACCATCGGGTTGGAAAAGCGTCGTGTTCCGGGCGGCATTTTGCTGGTGATCGTCGCCATTTCCATTATCGGTCTGATCTTCGATCCAAACGTGAATTATCAGGGCTGGTTTGCCTGGCCGAGTCTAAGCGGCGAAGACGGTACTTCATTGATTTTCAGTCTGGATATCATGGGCGCATTGCAGCCGGTGATATTGCCCAGCGTGCTGGCATTGGTGATGACGGCGGTATTTGATGCGACCGGCACTATCCGCGCGGTTGCCGGTCAGGCGAATTTGCTGGATAAGGACGGTCAAATCGTCAACGGCGGTAAAGCGCTGACCTCCGACTCCGTCAGCAGTATCCTTTCCAGCCTGGTCGGCACCTCTCCGGCGGCGGTCTATATTGAGTCCGCCGCGGGTACGGCGGCCGGTGGTAAAACCGGTCTGACCGCAACGGTAGTCGGCGTGTTGTTCCTGCTGATTCTGTTCCTGTCGCCGCTCTCTTATCTGGTTCCCGGCTATGCGACCGCGCCGGCGCTGATGTATGTCGGTTTGTTGATGCTGGGCAATGTGACCAAGCTGAACTTTGACGATTTCGTCGATGCGATGTCGGGTCTGGTGTGCGCGGTATTTATCGTGCTGACCTGTAATATTGTGACCGGTATTATGCTGGGTTTTGGTTCGCTGGTTCTGGGGCGTATTTTTTCCGGCGAATGGCGCAAGCTGAATATCGGCACCGTGCTTATCGCCATTGCGCTGGTGGTGTTCTACGCCGGCGGCTGGGCGCTCTAA
- the lpxP gene encoding kdo(2)-lipid IV(A) palmitoleoyltransferase has product MRIKQKFTRALLHPRYWITWFGLGILFLLVQLPYPLLMKIGSSVGRFSRFFLKRRVAIARRNLELCFPAIAAAEREAMIVNNFSSLGMALVETGMAWFWSDRRVRHWFDVSGLENLQQACAKDRGVMVIGIHFMSLELGGRAMGLCQPMMAMYRPHNNKVMELVQTWGRTRSNKVMIDRKDLRGMARALKGGEAVWFAPDQDYGPKGSVFAPFFAVKKAATTSGTFTIARLAKPAMVTTVLIRKPDASGYKLVIQPELQDYPYHDEQQAACYMNKVIEKEIMRAPEQYLWLHRRFKTRPSGEVSLYA; this is encoded by the coding sequence ATGAGAATTAAACAAAAATTTACCAGGGCTTTACTCCATCCTCGCTACTGGATCACATGGTTCGGTCTCGGCATCCTGTTTCTGCTGGTTCAACTTCCCTATCCGCTGCTGATGAAAATCGGCAGCAGCGTCGGTCGTTTTTCCCGTTTTTTTCTTAAACGCAGAGTGGCGATTGCCCGGCGTAACCTTGAACTTTGCTTTCCCGCTATTGCCGCCGCAGAGCGGGAAGCGATGATCGTCAATAATTTCTCCTCGCTGGGTATGGCGCTGGTGGAAACGGGTATGGCCTGGTTTTGGTCGGATCGCCGTGTTCGCCACTGGTTTGATGTGTCGGGACTGGAAAATTTGCAGCAAGCCTGCGCCAAAGATCGCGGGGTGATGGTGATTGGCATCCACTTTATGTCGCTGGAACTGGGCGGCAGAGCGATGGGGCTGTGCCAGCCGATGATGGCGATGTATCGGCCGCATAACAATAAAGTGATGGAGCTGGTACAAACCTGGGGGCGCACCCGTTCCAACAAGGTAATGATCGATCGTAAGGATCTGCGCGGCATGGCTCGCGCTCTGAAAGGCGGCGAAGCCGTATGGTTTGCTCCGGATCAGGACTACGGTCCGAAAGGCAGCGTTTTTGCGCCGTTTTTCGCCGTGAAGAAAGCGGCGACTACCAGCGGCACTTTTACCATTGCGCGTTTAGCCAAGCCGGCGATGGTCACCACGGTGCTTATCCGCAAGCCCGACGCTTCCGGGTATAAGCTGGTGATTCAGCCTGAGTTGCAGGATTATCCGTATCATGACGAGCAACAAGCCGCCTGTTATATGAATAAAGTGATAGAAAAGGAAATCATGCGGGCGCCGGAGCAGTATCTTTGGCTGCATCGCCGTTTCAAAACCCGCCCCAGCGGGGAAGTCTCGCTGTATGCCTGA
- the cspA gene encoding RNA chaperone/antiterminator CspA: MSNKMTGLVKWFDAGKGFGFITPTDGSKDVFVHFSAIQGQGNDYKSLDEGQKVEFSVESGQKGPSAVNVSVI; encoded by the coding sequence ATGTCTAATAAAATGACTGGATTGGTAAAATGGTTTGACGCTGGTAAAGGTTTTGGTTTCATCACCCCGACTGACGGCAGCAAAGACGTATTCGTTCACTTCTCCGCCATCCAAGGCCAGGGTAACGACTACAAAAGCCTGGACGAAGGCCAGAAAGTGGAATTCAGCGTTGAAAGCGGCCAGAAAGGCCCATCAGCAGTGAATGTTTCCGTAATCTAA
- a CDS encoding EAL domain-containing protein: MELLTRFNDQGLYSEKYIQQMSSSEKQALLMDQLESITEKQCYFIDNSILLSVNIDFAMATFLSRDSYSRNLLDKLPFIRLEISENFPNLSDGRRNPLLTKLYERYPLWLDDFGSGNANIYALSQSTFSYVKLDKHFYWEMIRSEKKYTFPVMISNIKKYCHGVIIEGVQNHSEYFLLKACGIDGMQGNIYPSYRLDDLPILKK, translated from the coding sequence ATGGAACTGCTTACTCGTTTTAATGACCAGGGGCTATATTCGGAAAAATACATTCAGCAAATGAGTTCATCTGAAAAGCAGGCATTACTGATGGATCAGTTGGAATCTATTACAGAAAAGCAATGCTATTTTATAGATAACAGCATACTTCTATCGGTAAACATTGATTTCGCCATGGCGACGTTTTTGTCCCGGGATTCTTATAGCAGAAATTTATTGGATAAATTACCCTTTATTCGTCTGGAAATAAGCGAAAACTTCCCAAATCTTAGTGATGGGCGACGTAATCCACTGCTTACGAAACTCTATGAACGTTACCCGCTTTGGCTGGACGACTTTGGCAGCGGAAACGCCAATATTTATGCGCTCAGCCAGTCTACATTTAGCTACGTCAAACTGGATAAGCATTTTTACTGGGAAATGATAAGAAGCGAAAAGAAATATACCTTTCCTGTAATGATATCCAATATTAAAAAATACTGCCATGGCGTCATTATAGAGGGAGTACAAAACCATTCAGAATATTTTCTTTTAAAGGCTTGCGGCATAGATGGAATGCAAGGGAATATTTACCCAAGCTATAGATTAGATGATTTGCCAATATTAAAAAAATGA